In the Engraulis encrasicolus isolate BLACKSEA-1 chromosome 9, IST_EnEncr_1.0, whole genome shotgun sequence genome, one interval contains:
- the LOC134455397 gene encoding alpha-2-macroglobulin-like protein 1, with product MALITSRTMLLAGGILSFYALCVSTQTPETSFLVMFPAHITSGSEAKVCATLLSPNETLLMSVYLSDGEEKKLLHQETSDKEFHSCFTIQTPSVNKDSVQSMTVEVKGQTSLWTEQRLVKVRRKPAPITFIQTDKPIYSPSQTVHFRLVSMDTNFIPLSETYNLVTLVDSRQNTIGQWHNLTSETKIVQLSYGLNPEAAQGIYTLNVAAQHGQKSLKFEVKQYVLPKFAAVVNTPEKIRIGAEELKLEVCGKYTFGQPVAGTASMSLCRKVKRGYQNKPPCSAVSLEMDATGCASHVFSMAPLFQPDPMFKHALTFQATVAEEGTGITMGDSRDIGLEYKLGKLTFIDTPNIIEEGAVLNGKIKLTRYDGAPLALQTVYLFEGPLWNDLIQTLTTDSDGMAQFSFSTATIFREIYLTASSFDSLLHYSETTPHYDSESK from the exons ATGGCCCTCATCACGTCCAGGACAATGCTACTTGCTGGGGGGATACTGAGCTTCTATGCACTCTGTGTCTCCACGCAAACCCCTGAAAC ATCATTCCTGGTGATGTTTCCTGCCCACATAACATCAGGGTCTGAAGCCAAAGTCTGTGCCACTTTGCTGAGTCCCAACGAGACTCTGCTCATGTCAGTCTATCTgtcagatggagaggagaagaagcttTTGCACCAGGAGACATCAGACAAGGAATTTCACAGCTGTTTCACTATTCAG ACTCCGTCTGTAAACAAGGACTCTGTGCAGAGCATGACAGTGGAGGTGAAAGGTCAGACTAGTCTCTGGACTGAACAGAGACTTGTTAAAGTCCGCCGGAAACCTGCTCCCATCACTTTCATCCAGACGGACAAGCCCATCTATAGCCCCAGCCAGACAG TGCATTTCAGGCTGGTCTCCATGGACACCAACTTCATTCCCCTCAGTGAAACG tacaaTCTTGTCACTCTGGTG GATAGCCGCCAGAACACCATTGGACAGTGGCACAACTTGACATCAGAGACCAAGATAGTGCAGCTCTCCTATGGCTTAAACCCAGAGGCTGCACAAGGCATTTACACCCTCAACGTCGCCGCTCAACATGGCCAAAAATCACTTAAATTTGAAGTCAAACAGTATG TACTCCCCAAGTTTGCAGCTGTTGTGAACACCCCAGAGAAGATCCGTATTGGTGCAGAAGAATTAAAACTGGAAGTCTGTGGCAA ATACACATTTGGCCAGCCTGTAGCAGGGACCGCTTCCATGTCCCTATGTCGGAAAGTCAAGCGAGGATATCAAAATAAACCACCTTGCTCTGCTGTGTCGCTGGAG ATGGATGCCACTGGTTGTGCCTCTCACGTTTTCAGCATGGCACCGTTATTCCAGCCCGACCCAATGTTTAAACATGCTTTAACATTCCAAGCCACTGTAGCTGAGGAAGGCACTG GTATCACTATGGGTGACAGCAGAGATATTGGCTTGGAATACAAACTTGGAAAACTGACATTCATCGATACACCAAATATAATTGAGGAGGGAGCTGTTTTGAATGGGAAG ATCAAACTCACCCGTTATGATGGTGCCCCCCTTGCTCTCCAAACCGTTTATCTATTTGAAGGTCCACTATGGAATGACCTCATCCAGACCCTCACCACAGACTCTGATGGAATGGCCCAGTTCTCTTTCAGCACTGCTACTATCTTTCGAGAGATTTACCTCACC